In Tenebrio molitor chromosome 6, icTenMoli1.1, whole genome shotgun sequence, one genomic interval encodes:
- the beta-Spec gene encoding spectrin beta chain isoform X6 has translation MTTDISIVRWDPTLQQEIVEDYEYDGGNSSSRLFERSRIKALADERESVQKKTFQKWVNSHLVRVNSRITDLYTDMRDGKNLIKLLEVLSGERLPRPTKGKMRIHCLENVDKALQFLREQRVHLENMGSHDIVDGNPRLSLGLIWTIILRFQIQDITIEETDNQETKSAKDALLLWCQMKTAGYNNVNVRNFTTSWRDGLAFNALIHKHRPDLIQFEKLSKSNPIHNLNNAFNVAEDKLGLTKLLDAEDVFVEQPDEKSIITYVVTYYHYFSKMKQETVQGKRIGKVVGIAMENDRMIKEYESLTSDLLAWIEATIKALGERQFANSLVGVQQQLGQFNNYRTVEKPPKFVEKGNLEILLFTLQSKMRANNQRPYTPKEGKMISDINKAWERLEKAEHERELALREELIRQEKLEQLAARFNRKASMRETWLSENQRLVSQDNFGHDLTAVEAAAKKHEAIETDILAYEERVQAVVSVAGELEAENYHDMERISARKENVLRLWNYLLELLRARRHRLELSLQLQQNFQEMLHILDAMEELKARLLTDDYGKHLMGVEDLLQKHNLLEADINILGDRVKAVANQSQRFLAVESEEGYRPCDPALVLERVQQLEDAYAELVRLAVERRSRLEESRKLWQFYWDMADEENWIKEKEQIVSAADIGHDLTTVNLLLSKHKALENEISAHEPQLNAVIGVGDELVNSGHFGAEKVNERLTEIRSAWKHLLDLAAYRRKRLEDAVDYHQLFADADDVDIWMLDTLRLVSSEDVGRDEGNAQSLLKKHKDVTEELKNYASTIEALHQQAKQLGPEVADSPEVSQRLASIDNRYKELLELAKLRKQRLLDALSLYKLLSESDGVEQWISEKDRMLQTMVPVRDIEDVEIMKHRYDGFEKEMNANASRVAVVNQLARQLLHVEHPNSEQITARQNQLNQKWAELREKAEAKRDELNSAHGVQTFHIECRETTTWIEDKIRILQSTDSLEMDLTGIMTLQRRLSGMERDLAAIQAKLTSLEKEASNIETEHPEEAAVIRERIVQIQIIWERLTQMLKERDSKLEEAGDLHRFLRDLDHFQAWLTKTQTDIASEDTPNSLAEAENLLSQHQSICEEIHNYTDDYTKMMEYGEKITADPSTQDDTQYMFLRERLKALKDGWDEIHQMWENRQKLLSQSLSLQLLDKDARQAEVILNQQEHTLSKIETPTNLEQADNQLKKHESFLTSMEANDDKFNAVIQFTNRLIDEGHFASDKIAKRADNIDQRRIAIKEKALALMERLRDQLELQQFLRDCDELGEWIQEKHITAQDETYRSAKTVHSKWTRHQAFEAEIAANKERLLNLQKTGEELAKEKPEFADVIKPKIEELADQFDVLEQTTKEKGERLFDANREVLIHQTCDDIDSWMNDLEKQIESDDTGSDLASVNILMQKQQMIETQMAVKARQVDELEKQTKHLETTAPDTKMEEIKVKKTQVEQRFEQLKQPLLERQRILEKKKEALQFRRDVEDELLWIAEKMPQASSTEYGNSLFQVHMLEKKNQSLRTEIENHEPRINTVCNNGQKLIDEGHEDSTEFSRLIGELHKAWQELKDAVEKRRENLLRNERAQQYLFDANEAESWMSEQELYMMVEDRGKDETSARNFMKKHESLEAAVEDYADTIRALGETVRALSAEGHPLAEQVAVKQSQLDKLYAGLKDLAGERRGKLDEALKLFLLHRDVEDLEQWIADREVVASSHELGQDYDHVTLLWERFKEFARDTESIGRERVAAVTDIADRLIEAGHSDSATIAEWKDGLNEAWQDLLELIETRTQMLAASRELHKFFHDCKDVLGRILEKQVSMSDELGRDAGSVSALQRKHQNFLQDLQTLQSQVQQIQEESAKLQASYAGDRAKEITNREQEVMAAWAALQNACDQRRGKLADTGDLFKFFNLVRTLMQWMDDVIRQMNTSEKPRDVSGVELLMNNHQSLKAEIDAREDNFTACISLGKELLSRNHYASAEIKDKLVTLSNHRNSVLQRWEERWENLQLILEVYQFARDAAVAEAWLIAQEPYLMSTELGHTIDDVENLIKKHEAFEKSAAAQEERFSALERLTTLEKGGGLCQGPVLHECLPVCDFSVTIPVFENLKPALVRNMSTVYVAETVSAIVRDVDRFYKPRVSYRRRFTLDGVSKYATISKLRKHITFLHGSPVSSNSVTANSNAKRKCYNRSVSMFETSNKDVFLTNDLSSYNRCDVKYVVQDFIMAERFSCYMETGKTHFFKNTRNPEFDLNLRGKKNRASFKKIYRKSFPFTSSTNNERFELREIKRRQEAAEAQERARREQEEAERLAALAAAQPKQPEAVPTDRPDSGTPAAEERPERGSPGDEEVFEGILTRKHEWENTTVKASVRSWDKVYAVLHGSQLSFYKDSKVARATPDQTFKGEVPLTVHKANASIAQDYKKKKHVFRLKLESGAEFLFQAHNDAEMNAWISRINAQADADSSGPSRSQTLPASAQKEDSKRRSFFTLKKN, from the exons ATGACCACCGACATCAGTATAGTAAGGTGGGACCCAACCTTGCAGCAGGAAATCGTTGAAGATTACGAGTACGATGGAGGCAACTCATCGTCCCGACTTTTCGAAAGATCTCGCATTAAAGCTTTAGCAG ATGAACGAGAAAGCGTCCAGAAGAAGACCTTCCAAAAATGGGTGAACTCTCACCTGGTGCGAGTGAATTCCCGCATTACTGATCTCTACACGGACATGAGAGATGGGAAAAATTTGATAAAGCTGTTGGAAGTGTTATCTGGTGAACGTCTGCCTCGCCCCACGAAGGGCAAAATGCGTATTCACTGCCTGGAGAATGTCGATAAGGCACTGCAGTTCCTTCGAGAACAACGTGTTCATTTAGAAAATATGGGATCACACGATATCGTAGATGGTAATCCCCGGTTATCCCTCGGTTTAATTTGGACCATCATTCTTCGTTTCCAAATCCAAGATATCACTATCGAAGAAACAGATAATCAAGAAACAAAGTCGGCGAAAGATGCTTTGTTATTATGGTGCCAGATGAAGACCGCTGGTTACAACAATGTAAATGTCAGGAATTTCACTACATCATGGCGAGATGGTTTGGCCTTCAACGCACTCATCCACAAACATCGTCCAGATTTGATACAGTTTGAAAAGTTATCCAAATCGAACCCCATCCATAACCTTAACAATGCTTTTAACGTAGCTGAAGATAAATTGGGATTGACAAAATTATTAGACGCTGAAGATGTTTTCGTAGAACAGCCAGATGAAAAATCTATCATAACCTACGTTGTTACTTATTATCATTACTTCAGTAAAATGAAGCAAGAAACAGTACAAGGTAAACGTATCGGTAAAGTCGTCGGAATTGCCATGGAAAATGACAGGATGATCAAAGAGTACGAATCATTGACCAGTGATCTGTTGGCGTGGATCGAAGCTACTATCAAAGCCCTCGGGGAAAGGCAATTTGCGAACAGTCTTGTGGGTGTCCAGCAACAACTGGGGCAGTTCAATAATTATCGCACAGTCGAAAAACCGCCTAAATTCGTGGAAAAAGGCAATTTGGAAATCCTTCTCTTTACTTTGCAATCCAAAATGAGAGCGAATAATCAAAGACCCTACACACCAAAAGAAGGTAAAATGATTTCTGATATAAATAAAGCTTGGGAACGGCTGGAAAAAGCCGAACACGAACGAGAACTCGCCTTACGTGAGGAATTGATTCGTCAAGAGAAACTCGAACAGCTTGCGGCTCGTTTCAATAGGAAGGCCAGCATGAGAGAGACTTGGCTCAGTGAGAACCAGCGTTTGGTCTCACAAGACAATTTCGGTCATGACTTGACCGCTGTAGAAGCTGCCGCGAAGAAGCACGAAGCCATCGAAACCGACATCTTGGCGTACGAAGAGAGAGTACAAGCGGTGGTCTCCGTCGCCGGTGAACTCGAAGCCGAGAACTACCACGACATGGAAAGGATCAGTGCCAGGAAAGAAAATGTCCTACGCCTCTGGAATTATCTATTGGAATTGCTTAGAGCACGTAGACATAGACTAGAATTGTCGCTACAATTGCAACAAAACTTCCAAGAAATGCTCCATATCCTTGATGCCATGGAGGAATTGAAAGCGCGACTGCTTACCGACGACTACGGCAAGCATCTCATGGGTGTCGAAGACCTCCTCCAGAAACATAATCTACTCGAAGCCGACATCAACATACTCGGCGATAGAGTCAAAGCTGTTGCGAATCAGTCACAACGGTTCCTCGCTGTTGAAAGCGAAGAAGGCTACAGACCTTGCGATCCAGCGCTGGTCTTGGAAAGAGTACAACAACTGGAAGATGCGTACGCGGAATTGGTGCGATTGGCGGTAGAACGTCGGTCACGTCTCGAAGAGAGCCGTAAATTATGGCAGTTCTATTGGGACATGGCGGATGAAGAGAATTGGATCAAGGAAAAAGAACAGATCGTCTCGGCTGCCGATATCGGACACGATCTTACCACggttaatttgttgttgagcAAACATAAGGCTCTGGAGAATGAAATATCTGCGCACGAACCACAGTTGAACGCTGTCATAGGAGTTGGCGATGAATTGGTTAATTCTGGACATTTCGGTGCTGAGAAAGTGAACGAGAGACTGACTGAAATACGTTCTGCTTGGAAGCATTTGTTGGATTTGGCGGCGTATCGCAGAAAACGATTAGAAGATGCCGTCGATTATCATCAACTCTTCGCCGATGCGGATGACGTCGATATTTGGATGTTGGACACCTTGAGGTTGGTGTCTAGTGAAGATGTCGGCAGGGACGAAGGCAACGCACAGTCGCTCCTCAAGAAACACAAAGACGTCACCGAAGAACTCAAAAATTATGCCAGCACTATTGAAGCGTTGCATCAACAAGCCAAGCAGTTGGGACCAGAAGTTGCCGACTCTCCGGAGGTATCTCAGAGGTTGGCTTCCATAGACAACCGTTACAAAGAACTGTTGGAGTTGGCCAAACTTAGAAAGCAGCGCCTCTTGGATGCACTTTCGTTGTACAAACTTTTGTCGGAGAGCGACGGTGTTGAACAATGGATCAGCGAAAAAGATCGAATGTTGCAAACCATGGTGCCGGTACGTGATATCGAAGATGTCGAAATCATGAAACATCGTTACGACGGTTTCGAGAAGGAAATGAACGCAAATGCTTCTAGAGTCGCGGTCGTTAATCAGTTGGCTCGTCAGCTGTTGCACGTTGAGCACCCCAACTCTGAACAGATCACAGCCAGGCAGAACCAACTTAACCAGAAATGGGCCGAATTGCGCGAAAAAGCAGAAGCCAAAAGAGACGAACTTAACTCAGCGCACGGCGTACAAACATTCCACATCGAATGTCGCGAAACCACAACTTGGATCGAAGATAAGATTCGTATTTTGCAAAGCACTGACAGCTTGGAGATGGACTTGACCGGTATCATGACGTTGCAACGACGTTTGTCTGGCATGGAACGCGATCTAGCAGCCATTCAAGCCAAATTGACTTCGTTGGAGAAAGAGGCTTCCAACATCGAAACCGAACATCCGGAAGAAGCTGCTGTCATCAGAGAAAGAATCGTACAGATACAGATTATCTGGGAGAGGTTAACGCAGATGTTGAAAGAACGCGATTCCAAATTGGAAGAAGCCGGCGATTTGCATCGCTTCTTGCGCGACCTCGATCATTTCCAAGCATGGCTTACGAAAACGCAAACAGACATTGCTTCAGAAGACACTCCAAACTCGCTCGCGGAAGCAGAAAATCTCTTGTCACAGCATCAAAGCATTTGCGAAGAGATTCACAATTACACCGACGATTACACGAAGATGATGGAATACGGAGAGAAGATCACCGCCGATCCTAGCACGCAAGATGATACTCAGTACATGTTCTTGAGAGAGAGGTTGAAGGCTCTCAAGGATGGTTGGGACGAGATTCATCAGATGTGGGAGAACCGACAGAAACTTCTGTCGCAGTCCCTCAGTCTGCAGCTGCTCGATAAGGATGCAAGACAAGCCGAAGTTATTCTCAATCAACAGGAACATACATTGTCGAAGATCGAAACACCTACGAATCTCGAACAGGCTGATAATCAGTTGAAGAAGCACGAGTCGTTCCTCACCTCGATGGAGGCGAACGACGATAAATTCAATGCGGTCATTCAGTTCACCAATCGTCTCATAGACGAGGGTCACTTTGCTTCGGATAAAATCGCGAAACGTGCTGACAATATAGATCAGCGCAGGATCGCGATCAAAGAAAAGGCTCTGGCCTTGATGGAAAGACTGAGAGATCAACTGGAATTGCAACAATTCTTGCGTGATTGCGACGAGTTAGGCGAATGGATCCAAGAGAAACACATCACTGCCCAAGACGAAACTTACCGTTCCGCCAAGACGGTCCACTCGAAATGGACGCGACATCAAGCGTTCGAAGCAGAAATCGCCGCCAACAAGGAACGACTTCTCAACTTACAGAAAACAGGAGAGGAGCTAGCCAAAGAAAAACCCGAATTTGCGGATGTCATCAAACCGAAAATCGAAGAACTGGCAGATCAATTCGACGTTTTGGAACAAACGACCAAGGAGAAGGGCGAACGCCTGTTTGACGCTAACCGCGAAGTACTCATACATCAAACCTGCGACGATATCGACTCTTGGATGAACGATctcgaaaaacaaatcgaaaGCGATGACACTGGGTCAGATTTGGCTTCAGTAAACATTCTCATGCAGAAGCAACAG ATGATCGAAACGCAAATGGCAGTGAAAGCTCGTCAGGTGGACGAATTAGAAAAACAAACTAAACACCTCGAGACAACTGCACCAGACACCAAGATGGAAGAGATCAAGGTGAAGAAGACTCAAGTGGAACAACGCTTCGAGCAACTCAAACAACCTCTGCTGGAGAGACAGAGAATATTGGAAAAGAAGAAGGAAGCATTGCAGTTCAGAAGAGACGTCGAAGATGAACTGTTATGGATCGCCGAGAAGATGCCACAAGCCTCGTCCACCGAGTACGGCAACAGTCTTTTCCAGGTTCACATGTTGGAGAAGAAGAATCAATCGTTGAGAACCGAAATTGAAAATCACGAACCACGAATCAATACGGTCTGCAACAACGGACAGAAACTCATCGATGAAG GTCACGAGGACTCTACCGAATTTAGCCGACTCATCGGCGAACTTCACAAAGCCTGGCAGGAACTGAAAGACGCCGTCGAGAAGCGCAGAGAAAATTTGTTGCGTAACGAACGCGCCCAACAATATCTCTTCGACGCCAACGAAGCCGAAAGCTGGATGAGCGAACAAGAACTCTACATGATGGTAGAAGATCGCGGCAAAGATGAAACGTCCGCTCGCAACTTCATGAAGAAACACGAGAGTTTGGAGGCAGCCGTCGAAGACTACGCCGATACAATTCGAGCTTTGGGCGAAACCGTTCGAGCTTTGTCAGCCGAAGGACATCCGTTGGCCGAACAAGTGGCAGTCAAGCAGTCCCAACTCGACAAGCTTTACGCCGGATTGAAAGATCTCGCCGGTGAAAGACGTGGCAAACTCGACGAAGCTCTGAAACTGTTCCTCTTGCACAGAGATGTCGAAGACTTGGAACAGTGGATCGCCGACAGGGAAGTCGTCGCCTCCTCGCACGAATTGGGGCAGGATTACGATCATGTGACTCTGTTGTGGGAGCGTTTTAAGGAGTTCGCTCGCGACACGGAGTCGATTGGCAGAGAACGTGTGGCTGCTGTTACTGACATTGCCGATCGTTTGATAGAAGCTGGTCATTCCGATTCGGCGACGATCGCTGAGTGGAAGGACGGACTGAACGAAGCATGGCAGGATCTATTGGAATTGATAGAAACTCGCACCCAAATGCTTGCAGCATCACGCGAACTACACAAGTTCTTCCATGATTGTAAGGACGTCTTGGGACGAATTCTCGAGAAACAAGTGTCGATGTCGGACGAATTGGGACGTGACGCGGGGTCGGTGTCGGCCCTTCAGAGGAAACATCAGAACTTCTTGCAGGATTTGCAGACTTTACAGTCACAGGTGCAACAGATCCAGGAGGAATCTGCGAAGTTGCAGGCTAGTTACGCAG GTGACAGGGCCAAGGAAATAACGAACAGGGAACAAGAAGTGATGGCGGCGTGGGCTGCGTTGCAGAACGCTTGCGATCAAAGACGCGGCAAACTGGCCGACACTGGTGATCTTTTCAAATTCTTCAATCTCGTAAGAACCTTGATGCAATGGATGGACGACGTCATCCGACAGATGAACACGAGCGAAAAGCCGAGAGACGTTAGCGGCGTTGAATTGTTGATGAATAATCACCAGAGTTTGAAGGCGGAGATCGACGCCAGAGAGGACAACTTTACCGCTTGCATTTCGCTGGGAAAGGAGTTGCTCAGTCGCAATCACTATGCCAGTGCCGAAATCAAAGACAAACTAGTTACTTTAAGTAATCACAGGAATTCGGTCTTGCAACGATGGGAAGAAAG ATGGGAAAATCTGCAACTAATTCTTGAAGTATATCAATTTGCGAGAGACGCAGCGGTGGCCGAAGCATGGTTGATCGCCCAGGAACCATATCTGATGAGTACAGAGTTAGGACACACAATAGACGACGTAGAGAATCTAATCAAGAAACACGAAGCGTTCGAAAAATCAGCAGCGGCGCAAGAGGAAAGATTCAGTGCTTTGGAACGACTGACAACA TTAGAAAAAGGTGGTGGTCTATGTCAAGGGCCGGTCTTGCATGAGTGTCTTCCTGTGTGTGATTTTTCTGTAACCATacctgtttttgaaaatttgaaacctgctcTAGTTCGTAATATGTCGACGGTGTATGTTGCCGAAACTGTTAGTGCTATAGTGCGCGACGTTGACAGATTTTATAAACCTAGAGTTTCTTATCGAAGACGTTTCACCTTAGATGGTGTTAGTAAATACGCTACAATAAGCAAATTACGAAAACATATCACTTTTCTGCACGGAAGTCCTGTCTCGTCGAATTCAGTTACCGCAAATTCAAATGCAAAGAGAAAATGTTATAACCGTTCAGTTTCGATGTTTGAAACGAGTAACAAAGACGTATTTTTGACAAACGATTTGAGCAGTTATAACAGATGCGACGTTAAGTACGTTGTCCAAGATTTTATAATGGCAGAGAGATTTTCTTGTTACATGGAAACGGGTAAAAcacacttttttaaaaatacgagAAATCCCGAGTTCGATTTGAATTTAAGAGGCAAAAAAAATAGAgcaagtttcaaaaaaatttatagaaaGTCTTTTCCTTTCACTTCATCCACTAATAACGAAAGG TTCGAATTGAGAGAAATTAAGCGAAGGCAGGAAGCAGCGGAGGCACAAGAGAGAGCAAGACGAGAGCAAGAAGAAGCTGAAAGACTGGCAGCTTTGGCAGCGGCACAGCCTAAACAACCGGAGGCTGTACCCACAGATCGGCCAGATTCTGGAACACCAGCGGCTGAAGAACGACCAG AACGCGGCAGTCCAGGTGATGAGGAAGTCTTCGAAGGTATTTTAACTCGCAAACACGAATGGGAAAATACGACCGTTAAGGCTTCGGTTAGATCATGGGATAAAGTATACGCCGTCTTACACGGCTCTCAGCTTTCGTTCTACAAAGATTCAAAGGTCGCACGTGCCACACCCGACCAGACTTTCAAGGGTGAAGTTCCGCTAACCGTGCACAAAGCTAATGCTTCCATAGCCCAAGATTACAAGAAGAAAAAGCACGTTTTCAGACTAAA GTTGGAGAGCGGAGCGGAATTCTTGTTCCAAGCGCATAACGATGCCGAGATGAATGCGTGGATTTCACGTATTAACGCTCAGGCAGATGCTGATTCTTCTGGTCCTTCACGTTCACAGACATTGCCTGCGTCTGCCCAGAAGGAGGATTCTAAACGTCGCAGCTTTTTTACTCTTAAGAAAAA CTAA